DNA from Alphaproteobacteria bacterium SS10:
GGAAGGTGAGGGCGAGGGTGAGGGCGCTGCCAGTGCCGGTGCGTTTTTCCTCGATCTGGAAGACATGTTGGTCAACCTCAACACCGAGGGGCGGCAGCCGCGTTTTCTGAAGATGAGCATCAGCCTTGAGCTCGAGCGGCAGTCTGACCTGAACCGTGTGCAGCAGTTGATGCCGCGGGTGCGCGATGAGTTCCAAACCTATCTGCGTGAGTTGCGCGTTGAGGATCTGCAGGGGTCAGCCGGTGTCTATCGCCTGCGGACTGAGCTGCTCAGCCGGGTGAGTCAGGCTGCTTTCCCAGCGCGGGTGCGTAACGTGCTGTTCCGGGAAATTTTGATCCAGT
Protein-coding regions in this window:
- a CDS encoding flagellar basal body-associated FliL family protein encodes the protein MEEDGGADEVEELSRTRLGGKRILLLILVPIILLLGAGGGLYFTGMLDGLLGTAPPPAQTAEAEGEGEGEGAASAGAFFLDLEDMLVNLNTEGRQPRFLKMSISLELERQSDLNRVQQLMPRVRDEFQTYLRELRVEDLQGSAGVYRLRTELLSRVSQAAFPARVRNVLFREILIQ